A genome region from Pseudoalteromonas tetraodonis includes the following:
- the grpE gene encoding nucleotide exchange factor GrpE — MSEQTQNPEQEVELNEEVAQMEADVEAAVEAAEQHAEQEQSPEAEIAMLYAELEAAKQTIADQKDSVVRAAADVDNMRRRAAQDVEKAHKFALEKFANELLPVIDNLERAIEFSDKENETLKPLLEGIDMTVKSFNDAVAKFGVEIVNPQGEQFNPDFHQAMSIQPSNDVTPNTVLAVMQKGYTLNGRLLRPAMVMVSKAADA, encoded by the coding sequence ATGTCTGAGCAGACACAAAACCCAGAGCAAGAAGTAGAATTGAACGAAGAAGTGGCGCAAATGGAAGCCGACGTTGAGGCTGCAGTAGAAGCAGCAGAACAACACGCCGAGCAAGAGCAAAGCCCTGAAGCAGAAATTGCAATGTTATATGCTGAGTTAGAAGCGGCAAAACAAACTATTGCAGATCAAAAAGATAGCGTCGTTCGCGCTGCTGCTGACGTTGACAATATGCGTCGTCGTGCTGCACAAGATGTTGAGAAAGCGCACAAATTTGCACTTGAAAAATTTGCTAACGAATTACTTCCTGTTATAGACAACTTAGAGCGTGCTATTGAGTTCTCTGATAAAGAAAATGAAACGCTTAAGCCTTTGTTAGAAGGTATTGATATGACAGTAAAAAGCTTTAACGATGCAGTGGCTAAATTTGGCGTTGAAATTGTAAACCCACAAGGTGAGCAGTTTAACCCAGATTTTCATCAAGCAATGTCGATTCAGCCAAGTAATGATGTGACGCCTAATACTGTGTTAGCAGTAATGCAAAAAGGTTACACATTAAACGGTCGTTTATTACGTCCTGCAATGGTTATGGTATCTAAAGCAGCTGATGCTTAA
- a CDS encoding FAD-dependent oxidoreductase: MSENVYQFIDVQRVDPRKKPISSRKKSFVEIYEPFSENQVNSQADRCLDCGNPYCEWKCPVHNYIPQWLKLIRTGRILEAAELSHRTNSLPEVCGRVCPQDRLCEGSCTLDEEFGAVTIGNIEKYITDTAFKMGWKPDMSYVTWTDKKVAIIGAGPAGLGCADILVRNGVKPVVFDRHPEIGGLLTFGIPSFKLEKEVMQKRREIFTEMGVEFKLNVEVGKDISMDEILNEYDAVFLGVGTYQSMRAGLENEDAPGVHDALPFLIGNTNRVMGYDESKQACIDMANQKVVVLGGGDTAMDCVRTSIRHNALKVTCAYRRDEENMPGSKREVKNAKEEGVIFTYNVQPKGIVLDEKGAVAGVKMVKTQLGEADENGRRRAEEVPGSEHIIEATQVIMAFGFKPHKMDWLEQYDVEINHWGGINAPEQGEFTHQTTNPKIFAGGDIVRGSDLVVTAIFEGRNAAEGIMDYLKV, translated from the coding sequence ATGAGCGAAAATGTATATCAATTTATAGACGTGCAGCGTGTAGATCCACGCAAAAAACCAATCTCGTCGCGTAAAAAATCGTTCGTAGAAATTTATGAACCCTTTTCAGAAAATCAGGTTAATTCACAAGCGGATCGTTGCCTTGATTGTGGTAACCCTTATTGTGAGTGGAAATGTCCAGTACATAATTATATTCCACAATGGTTAAAACTGATCCGTACAGGGCGCATTTTAGAGGCCGCGGAGCTATCGCACCGTACTAACAGTTTGCCAGAAGTGTGTGGACGAGTATGCCCGCAAGACCGCTTATGCGAAGGCTCATGTACATTAGATGAAGAGTTTGGTGCAGTAACAATCGGTAATATTGAAAAATACATCACCGACACCGCGTTTAAAATGGGCTGGAAACCAGACATGTCCTATGTAACATGGACTGATAAAAAAGTTGCCATTATTGGCGCAGGGCCTGCGGGCTTGGGCTGTGCTGATATTTTAGTGCGTAATGGCGTTAAGCCTGTGGTATTTGACCGTCACCCTGAAATTGGTGGGCTGTTAACCTTTGGTATTCCTTCTTTTAAATTAGAAAAAGAAGTCATGCAAAAACGTCGCGAAATATTTACCGAAATGGGTGTTGAATTTAAGCTTAATGTCGAAGTAGGTAAAGACATTAGCATGGATGAAATACTTAATGAGTATGACGCCGTATTCTTGGGAGTGGGGACTTATCAGAGTATGCGAGCGGGGCTTGAGAACGAAGATGCGCCGGGGGTGCATGATGCCCTGCCATTTTTAATTGGTAACACTAACCGTGTTATGGGTTACGATGAGTCTAAACAAGCCTGCATTGATATGGCAAACCAAAAAGTAGTGGTACTAGGTGGTGGCGATACAGCAATGGACTGTGTGCGTACCTCTATTCGTCATAACGCGTTAAAAGTAACGTGTGCTTATCGTCGTGATGAAGAGAACATGCCTGGTTCAAAACGCGAAGTAAAAAATGCCAAAGAAGAGGGCGTAATTTTTACTTATAACGTTCAGCCTAAAGGGATTGTACTTGATGAAAAAGGCGCTGTAGCCGGTGTTAAAATGGTAAAAACTCAGCTTGGCGAGGCAGATGAAAACGGCCGCCGTCGCGCTGAGGAAGTACCGGGTTCAGAGCATATTATTGAAGCCACACAAGTGATTATGGCATTTGGTTTTAAGCCACATAAAATGGATTGGTTAGAGCAGTACGACGTAGAAATTAACCACTGGGGTGGTATTAATGCACCCGAGCAAGGTGAATTTACACATCAAACCACTAATCCTAAAATATTTGCTGGAGGCGATATTGTTCGTGGTTCAGACTTAGTGGTCACCGCTATATTTGAGGGGCGTAACGCTGCAGAAGGCATTATGGATTATTTAAAAGTGTAA
- the gltB gene encoding glutamate synthase large subunit, whose product MLYDSKLEKDNCGFGLIAQVNNQASHRLIRTAITGLDRMQHRGGISADGKTGDGCGLLLQKPDSFFRAIAAENNWHLGKNYAVGMIFLNADPVLAQAAKDVLSEELEKETLNILGWRVVPTDPSMLGPIALKQLPGFEQIFISAPEGWRSKDLERRLYVARRRAEKRLMDDESFYIASLSGLVTIYKGLMMPADLPNFYLDLADIRMTSAICVFHQRFSTNTQPRWPLAQPFRYLAHNGEINTIEGNRQWARARSYKFASPLIPDLQSAAPFVNETGSDSSSLDNMLELFLAGGMDLFRAMRMLVPPAWQKNRAMDDDLRAFYDFNSMHMEPWDGPAGIVMSDGRFAACNLDRNGLRPARYIITQDGFITLASEVGIWDYTADEVVEKGRVGPGELLVIDTKLGKIWHSDEIDQDLKSRHPYKSWLEENVKRLTPFEALTEQDAGNRSFDDETLVKYQKMFGYTNEELDSVIRVMGENGQEATGSMGDDTPFAVLSEGHRSLYDYFRQKFAQVTNPPIDPLRENHVMSLATCIGSEQNVFNETTGHAKRLQFDTPILMYADMQQLLNADEAHYSYCKIDITYTVEEGLENAVKRICDEAQAKAASGCIMLVLTDRNFDDNQLPIPAAMAVGAVQKRLVDNNLRCESNIIIETGSVRDAHQFAVLLGFGATAIYPYLAYESLVAMSDTKVINKSYCEVTLAYRQAINKGLYKIMSKMGISTVASYRCSMLFEAVGLSDAIVEMCFKGVASRIKGACFSDFDDDQQSLHKLALSKRKLLSHGGLFKYVHGGEYHAYNPDVIQTLQKAVRSGEYSDYSEYAKLVNHRPVATLRDMLALKLPEKGISIDEVEPATELYKRFDSAAMSIGALSPEAHEALAIAMNRLGGCSNSGEGGEDKLRYGTEKNSRIKQVASGRFGVTPHYLRSADVIQIKVAQGAKPGEGGQLPGEKVTPYIAKLRYSVPGVTLISPPPHHDIYSIEDLAQLIFDLKQVNPNALISVKLVSEPGVGTIATGVAKAYADLITISGYDGGTGASPLTSVKYAGSPWELGLAETQQALVENGLRHRIRLQTDGGLKTGLDIIKAAILGAESFGFGTGPMVALGCKYLRICHLNNCATGVATQDETLRQKHYHGLPEMAMNYFKFIAQEAREIMASLGVANLTDLIGRLDLLEAIEGKTAKQQKIDLSAVIAQPNNPTGETLFCSAPNSSHYLGELNESLLGKAQEAIDNSSGISLVSRICNTDRSVGAMLSGYIADKHGNQGMAADPVVIELHGTAGQSFGVWNAGGLEMTLVGDANDYVGKGMAGGKLVIRPPLGSSFESHKATIIGNTCLYGATGGKLFAAGCAGERFAVRNSGVQAVVEGVGDNGCEYMTGGVVCVLGNVGVNFGAGMTGGFAYILDERGDFEKRINPELVEVVTLDDLSSHQEHLRGLIADHLELTGSCRAETILANFELYLPMFKLVKPKSSDVKSLLGHRARSSAELRVQAQ is encoded by the coding sequence ATGTTATATGACTCAAAACTAGAAAAAGATAATTGTGGCTTTGGCTTAATAGCCCAAGTAAATAACCAAGCGAGTCACCGACTCATCCGTACGGCGATCACCGGTTTAGATCGCATGCAGCACCGCGGCGGTATATCTGCTGATGGTAAAACGGGTGATGGTTGTGGCTTGTTACTTCAAAAACCAGACAGCTTCTTTCGTGCTATTGCTGCTGAAAATAATTGGCATTTAGGTAAAAATTACGCCGTTGGGATGATTTTCCTCAATGCTGATCCGGTATTAGCACAAGCAGCTAAAGATGTTTTAAGCGAAGAACTAGAAAAAGAAACGCTTAATATTTTAGGTTGGCGTGTTGTCCCTACCGATCCATCAATGCTAGGACCTATAGCCCTAAAGCAATTGCCTGGGTTTGAACAAATTTTTATTAGTGCGCCTGAAGGTTGGCGTTCTAAAGATTTAGAGCGACGTTTATATGTTGCACGTCGTCGTGCAGAAAAGCGCTTGATGGATGATGAATCATTTTATATTGCGAGCTTATCTGGGCTAGTCACCATCTATAAAGGCTTAATGATGCCTGCTGACTTGCCAAATTTTTATCTCGATCTTGCTGATATTCGCATGACCAGTGCTATTTGTGTTTTTCATCAACGCTTCTCTACAAACACACAGCCTCGCTGGCCTTTAGCGCAACCATTTCGTTATTTAGCGCACAATGGTGAAATTAATACTATTGAAGGTAACCGCCAGTGGGCCCGTGCACGCTCTTATAAATTTGCTTCGCCGCTTATTCCTGATTTACAAAGCGCAGCGCCGTTTGTTAATGAAACAGGGTCTGACTCATCTAGCCTCGATAATATGCTAGAGCTGTTTTTAGCTGGTGGTATGGATTTATTCCGTGCGATGCGCATGCTAGTGCCGCCAGCATGGCAAAAAAACCGTGCTATGGATGACGACTTACGTGCATTCTATGATTTTAATTCTATGCATATGGAACCGTGGGACGGCCCTGCAGGCATCGTTATGTCGGATGGGCGTTTTGCAGCCTGTAACCTAGACCGAAATGGTTTACGTCCAGCGCGTTATATTATTACTCAAGATGGCTTTATTACTTTAGCCTCTGAAGTGGGTATATGGGATTACACCGCTGACGAAGTGGTCGAAAAAGGACGTGTTGGCCCGGGCGAACTCCTCGTTATTGATACTAAATTGGGTAAAATTTGGCATTCAGATGAAATTGACCAAGATTTAAAATCACGCCACCCTTATAAGTCGTGGTTAGAAGAAAACGTTAAACGATTAACGCCTTTTGAAGCACTTACCGAGCAAGATGCGGGCAATCGCTCATTTGATGATGAAACCCTTGTCAAATACCAAAAGATGTTTGGCTATACTAACGAAGAGCTAGACAGCGTCATTCGTGTCATGGGTGAAAATGGGCAAGAAGCCACTGGCTCAATGGGTGACGATACGCCGTTTGCCGTACTGAGTGAAGGGCACCGTTCACTTTATGATTATTTCCGTCAAAAGTTTGCTCAGGTTACTAATCCGCCAATTGATCCGTTACGTGAAAACCATGTAATGTCGCTTGCAACGTGTATTGGCAGTGAGCAAAACGTATTTAATGAAACAACAGGTCACGCTAAACGCCTGCAATTTGATACGCCTATTTTAATGTACGCTGATATGCAGCAGCTACTTAACGCCGATGAAGCGCACTACAGCTATTGTAAGATTGATATTACTTACACCGTAGAAGAAGGCCTTGAGAATGCGGTTAAGCGCATCTGTGATGAAGCACAAGCAAAAGCCGCATCTGGCTGCATTATGCTGGTATTAACGGATCGTAACTTTGATGACAATCAATTACCTATCCCTGCTGCTATGGCGGTGGGTGCGGTACAAAAACGCTTGGTAGATAATAACTTACGCTGTGAGTCAAATATTATTATTGAAACTGGCAGCGTTCGCGATGCGCATCAATTTGCGGTACTACTTGGATTTGGTGCAACCGCAATTTACCCGTATTTAGCGTACGAGTCACTTGTGGCTATGAGCGATACCAAGGTAATTAATAAGTCATACTGTGAAGTTACACTGGCTTATCGTCAAGCAATTAATAAAGGCTTGTACAAAATCATGTCTAAAATGGGCATTAGTACCGTGGCTTCATATCGTTGTTCAATGCTGTTTGAAGCAGTTGGTCTATCGGACGCTATTGTTGAGATGTGTTTTAAAGGCGTGGCGAGTCGTATTAAAGGGGCGTGTTTTAGCGACTTTGATGACGATCAGCAAAGCTTGCATAAACTGGCGCTTAGTAAACGTAAATTGTTAAGCCATGGTGGTTTATTTAAGTACGTACACGGCGGCGAGTACCATGCTTACAACCCTGATGTGATTCAAACGTTACAAAAAGCAGTACGTAGCGGCGAGTACAGTGATTACAGCGAATACGCAAAGCTAGTTAATCACCGTCCAGTCGCGACTCTGCGTGATATGTTGGCTTTAAAACTGCCAGAAAAGGGTATAAGCATTGATGAGGTAGAGCCTGCCACTGAGCTTTATAAACGGTTTGACTCAGCCGCCATGAGTATTGGTGCATTATCGCCAGAAGCGCATGAAGCACTCGCAATTGCCATGAATCGTTTAGGTGGCTGCTCAAATTCTGGTGAAGGTGGCGAAGATAAGCTGCGTTACGGTACAGAAAAAAATTCACGTATTAAACAAGTAGCTTCGGGTCGATTTGGTGTCACCCCACATTACTTACGTAGCGCTGATGTTATTCAAATAAAAGTGGCACAAGGCGCTAAACCTGGGGAAGGCGGACAATTACCGGGTGAAAAAGTCACTCCCTATATTGCCAAGCTTCGTTACTCGGTACCGGGTGTGACTCTTATTTCACCTCCGCCGCATCACGATATTTATTCTATCGAAGATTTAGCCCAGCTGATTTTTGACTTAAAACAAGTAAACCCGAATGCATTGATTTCAGTAAAACTGGTATCTGAACCGGGTGTTGGCACAATTGCAACCGGTGTAGCAAAAGCGTATGCCGACTTAATTACTATTTCAGGCTATGATGGTGGCACAGGTGCAAGTCCATTAACCTCAGTTAAATACGCTGGCAGCCCATGGGAGTTGGGACTTGCTGAAACACAACAAGCATTGGTAGAAAATGGCCTTCGCCATCGTATTCGCCTGCAAACAGATGGCGGTTTAAAAACCGGCCTTGATATCATCAAAGCGGCCATTTTAGGCGCCGAAAGTTTTGGCTTTGGCACAGGGCCTATGGTTGCATTAGGCTGTAAATACTTACGAATCTGTCACTTAAATAACTGTGCGACAGGTGTGGCAACACAAGACGAAACATTACGTCAAAAGCATTATCATGGTCTGCCAGAAATGGCGATGAACTACTTTAAGTTTATTGCTCAAGAAGCGCGTGAAATTATGGCAAGTTTAGGGGTTGCAAACCTAACCGATTTAATTGGTCGCTTAGACTTACTCGAAGCCATTGAAGGCAAAACAGCGAAGCAGCAAAAAATAGATTTATCAGCGGTTATCGCTCAGCCAAATAACCCAACAGGTGAAACACTGTTTTGCAGTGCACCAAATAGCTCGCATTATTTAGGTGAGTTAAATGAGAGCTTACTAGGCAAGGCACAAGAGGCAATAGATAACTCAAGCGGCATTTCATTAGTAAGTCGTATTTGTAATACCGACAGATCAGTAGGTGCCATGCTTTCTGGGTATATTGCTGATAAACACGGTAATCAAGGCATGGCCGCAGATCCGGTAGTTATTGAATTACATGGTACAGCTGGTCAGTCATTCGGTGTATGGAATGCCGGTGGCCTTGAAATGACTTTGGTTGGCGATGCTAACGATTACGTTGGTAAAGGCATGGCTGGCGGTAAGCTAGTTATTCGCCCACCATTGGGTTCGTCATTTGAAAGTCATAAAGCAACAATTATTGGCAATACCTGTTTATATGGTGCAACCGGCGGTAAATTGTTTGCAGCAGGATGTGCAGGCGAGCGTTTTGCTGTACGTAACTCAGGCGTGCAAGCTGTTGTTGAGGGCGTAGGTGATAACGGTTGTGAATACATGACCGGTGGCGTTGTGTGTGTACTTGGTAATGTAGGAGTGAACTTTGGTGCAGGTATGACCGGTGGTTTCGCTTACATTTTAGATGAACGAGGTGATTTTGAGAAACGCATTAACCCAGAGTTGGTTGAAGTGGTTACTTTAGATGACTTAAGTTCACATCAAGAGCATTTACGCGGCTTAATTGCTGATCATTTAGAGCTAACAGGCTCATGCAGAGCAGAAACTATTTTAGCTAACTTTGAACTTTATTTACCGATGTTCAAATTAGTAAAACCTAAATCAAGTGACGTAAAAAGTTTACTCGGGCACCGCGCTCGCAGTAGCGCCGAACTACGTGTTCAGGCGCAATAA
- a CDS encoding HrcA family transcriptional regulator — MRIDVDNMKLNPRDQQIFAAVMSLYCNGDGLPVPSTKIAKQKGMAVCSATVRNAMARLEKIGLLYSPHTSAGRVPTNDGFEYWFDEFFTLDAIANYWQPEQAELVELAHGLSQRYQVCCCVGLPQVRTQQVFRVEVLDFDANNWLILLLDRAGQSHNICINKPDDPSDGQRYEFATWLNTVFSQQTLIEGLYRMQAMANTAPRNCHDSLTQWTRELSQKLGSDNSIVVGENYLYKKIDCEQSLNIGVSFLNFVEDKLAFKNGVSILSAENLPFSTCDDLIVITVPYFQNQEYQSRFCVICPKSAQLEKIIQEFKLLEPSGS; from the coding sequence ATGCGTATAGATGTAGATAACATGAAACTAAATCCTCGAGACCAGCAAATTTTTGCCGCTGTTATGAGCCTGTACTGTAATGGTGATGGCTTACCTGTGCCTTCAACAAAAATTGCAAAACAAAAAGGTATGGCGGTGTGTTCTGCCACTGTTCGCAACGCGATGGCACGCCTTGAAAAAATAGGCTTATTGTATTCACCACATACATCTGCTGGGCGAGTCCCTACCAATGATGGCTTTGAGTATTGGTTTGATGAGTTTTTTACTTTGGATGCTATTGCTAATTACTGGCAACCTGAGCAGGCTGAGTTAGTCGAATTGGCACATGGCTTGAGTCAACGTTACCAAGTATGCTGTTGTGTGGGGCTACCTCAAGTTAGAACTCAACAGGTATTTAGAGTAGAAGTACTCGACTTTGACGCAAATAACTGGCTTATCTTACTTTTAGACAGAGCAGGGCAAAGCCATAATATTTGCATTAACAAGCCTGATGATCCTAGTGACGGCCAACGCTACGAGTTTGCCACTTGGCTTAACACTGTATTTAGCCAGCAAACGCTCATTGAAGGGCTATACAGAATGCAGGCAATGGCAAATACGGCACCGCGTAATTGTCATGACTCTTTAACTCAATGGACGCGTGAACTAAGCCAAAAATTAGGCTCAGATAACAGTATCGTGGTGGGCGAAAACTACCTTTATAAAAAAATAGATTGCGAGCAAAGTCTTAATATTGGTGTTTCATTTTTAAATTTTGTGGAAGATAAGCTCGCATTTAAAAATGGGGTCTCAATTCTCAGTGCTGAAAACTTACCTTTTAGCACCTGTGATGATCTCATTGTGATCACTGTGCCGTACTTTCAAAATCAGGAATATCAAAGTCGTTTTTGTGTTATTTGTCCGAAATCAGCGCAATTAGAGAAAATAATCCAAGAATTTAAATTATTAGAGCCATCGGGCTCTTGA
- the nadK gene encoding NAD(+) kinase, translating into MDSPFNTIGLIGKPNHPNAAATLQRLHTFLLALGFEVIVEKRTGGQLSDVPEDKLVKLVDLGARADLAIVVGGDGNMLGAARVLARFDIAVIGVNRGNLGFLTDLNPEGFEGSLEQVLSGDYIEEKRFLLEVEVYRHNELKSANSAVNEAVLHADKVAHMIEFEAFINDDFVFSQRSDGLIVSTPTGSTAYSLSGGGPILTPELNAMSLVPMFPHTLSSRPLVVDADNEVRLKLSLENTDSLQVSCDSHVVLAVLPGDEVVIRKADRKLRLIHPKNYSYYNVLRKKLNWGSRLY; encoded by the coding sequence ATGGACTCTCCCTTTAACACTATTGGCTTGATTGGTAAGCCAAATCATCCTAATGCAGCCGCTACGTTACAACGATTACATACGTTTTTATTAGCTTTAGGCTTTGAGGTGATTGTTGAAAAACGCACGGGAGGTCAACTTAGTGATGTACCTGAGGACAAGCTCGTAAAACTCGTTGATTTGGGAGCGCGCGCCGATTTAGCCATTGTGGTTGGTGGTGATGGCAATATGCTTGGCGCTGCAAGAGTACTCGCTCGTTTTGATATTGCGGTAATCGGTGTAAACAGAGGCAATTTAGGCTTTTTAACCGATTTAAATCCAGAAGGATTTGAAGGCAGTTTAGAACAAGTACTCAGTGGCGATTACATTGAAGAAAAACGTTTTTTATTAGAAGTAGAAGTGTACCGTCATAACGAACTTAAAAGCGCTAATTCGGCAGTAAACGAAGCGGTGCTTCATGCTGATAAAGTAGCACACATGATTGAGTTTGAAGCATTTATTAACGATGATTTTGTATTCTCACAACGCTCTGATGGGTTAATTGTATCGACTCCAACAGGTTCAACTGCCTACTCTTTATCGGGCGGCGGCCCTATTTTAACCCCAGAACTCAACGCCATGTCATTGGTTCCTATGTTCCCGCATACTTTATCAAGCCGCCCTTTAGTGGTAGATGCCGATAACGAAGTACGTTTAAAGCTTAGTTTAGAAAATACCGATAGCTTACAGGTAAGTTGCGACAGCCATGTTGTACTTGCCGTATTACCCGGTGATGAGGTCGTTATTCGCAAAGCAGATAGAAAATTACGATTAATTCACCCAAAAAATTACTCTTATTATAATGTGCTTCGTAAGAAGTTAAACTGGGGTAGCCGTTTATACTAA
- the recN gene encoding DNA repair protein RecN: protein MLIGLEIKNFAIVSNLSTEWHSGMTAITGETGAGKSIAIDALSLCLGERAEASAVRPGTDKAEVSAQFDLSNLPLAHAFLEENMLNNDDNECLLRRVVCKNGRSKSYINGSPVTAAQLKELGQYLISIHGQHAHQHLLKAEHQLQLLDAYAGHHNLVNAVSQCYKQFADLQKEFKQLEQQQQQQAAQKQLLEYQVAELDEFALQADEFEQIEAEHYKLSNSQTILQVCQRELQHLYENDEQNACSILQHSAQQFTELAQYDESLASVATLLSEAAVQVEEASREVRNYTEQADLDPQRLTEVENRLSGAMDLARKHHIKPQELVGFHQTIAQELESISNNSSRLEQLEGEIEHALEDYQNASEQLSASRHQYANTLNGLISESMANLSMENGVFEIALTAQNDRAPNSLGFDNVSFLVSTNPGQPLQPLAKVASGGELSRISLAIQVIIAQKVTTPTLIFDEVDVGISGPTAAAVGKLLRQLGKSTQVICVTHLPQVASSAHQQFFVAKEIADGETFTHMLALNKDGRVNEIARLLGGDNISKTAKANAKELIKAHG from the coding sequence ATGTTAATTGGTTTAGAAATTAAAAATTTTGCAATCGTAAGTAATTTAAGCACAGAATGGCATTCGGGTATGACCGCTATCACCGGTGAAACGGGAGCAGGTAAATCAATCGCCATTGATGCATTATCATTGTGTCTTGGAGAGCGAGCAGAAGCGTCTGCTGTGCGCCCAGGTACTGATAAAGCAGAGGTAAGTGCACAATTTGATTTAAGCAATTTACCACTCGCTCATGCTTTTTTAGAAGAGAACATGCTTAATAACGACGACAACGAATGTTTACTTCGTCGAGTTGTTTGTAAAAATGGTCGCAGTAAAAGCTACATTAATGGCAGCCCAGTTACCGCTGCACAACTAAAAGAGCTAGGCCAATATTTAATTTCTATTCATGGTCAACATGCGCACCAGCACCTATTAAAGGCAGAGCATCAGCTACAATTACTCGATGCATATGCAGGCCATCATAATCTTGTTAATGCTGTAAGCCAGTGTTATAAACAATTTGCTGACTTACAAAAAGAATTTAAACAGCTAGAACAACAGCAACAGCAACAAGCCGCACAAAAGCAACTATTGGAGTATCAAGTCGCAGAGCTTGATGAATTTGCATTACAGGCAGATGAATTTGAGCAAATAGAAGCCGAACATTATAAACTCAGCAATAGCCAAACTATATTGCAAGTCTGCCAGCGCGAGTTGCAGCATTTATATGAAAATGATGAACAAAATGCGTGTTCCATTTTACAGCACAGCGCCCAACAATTTACTGAACTTGCACAGTATGATGAAAGCTTAGCCAGTGTGGCAACATTATTATCAGAAGCCGCTGTTCAAGTTGAAGAAGCAAGCCGAGAAGTACGTAATTACACTGAACAAGCCGACTTGGATCCTCAGCGATTAACTGAAGTAGAAAACAGACTCAGTGGTGCAATGGACTTAGCCAGAAAACACCATATAAAACCCCAAGAGCTTGTTGGATTTCATCAAACTATTGCACAAGAGCTTGAGTCGATAAGTAATAACAGCTCACGTCTTGAGCAACTTGAAGGTGAAATTGAACATGCCCTTGAGGATTATCAAAACGCCAGTGAACAATTAAGTGCAAGTCGCCACCAGTATGCGAATACATTAAATGGATTGATCAGCGAAAGCATGGCTAATCTATCTATGGAAAATGGCGTATTTGAAATAGCATTGACTGCACAAAACGATCGCGCTCCAAATAGCTTAGGCTTTGATAATGTTTCGTTTTTAGTATCAACAAACCCAGGGCAACCATTGCAACCTTTAGCAAAAGTAGCCTCTGGTGGTGAGCTATCACGCATTAGTTTAGCTATTCAGGTTATTATTGCGCAAAAAGTCACGACCCCTACGCTTATTTTTGATGAAGTGGATGTTGGTATTTCTGGCCCAACAGCTGCTGCTGTTGGTAAACTACTGCGCCAACTAGGTAAGTCTACGCAAGTAATTTGTGTGACCCATTTACCGCAAGTGGCCAGTAGCGCTCATCAGCAGTTTTTTGTTGCCAAAGAAATTGCAGACGGTGAAACATTTACGCATATGCTGGCGTTGAATAAAGATGGTCGAGTAAATGAGATTGCTCGATTACTGGGTGGTGATAACATTAGCAAAACAGCTAAAGCAAATGCAAAAGAGCTTATAAAAGCGCACGGATAA